DNA from Borreliella garinii:
AAATAGGGAGTTGAATAAAGATTTATACATGCTATATGAATCTAAAATACTTGAATTTAAAGAAAAATTTGGAGAATTCCCAAAGGGTATGACCCCAGCTTATATTAATAAAGACGGTAGTTTAGGATTTTCATTTTTTGCTTTGAAAATCAGACATCTTTTAATGGTTGCCAAAAGATATGAATCTTTTTATGGTAGAAGGATTAAGCCTTCAATATTTCAAATGACTAGTTGCAAAACGGATGAATTTATTTCAAAATTTTTGGAGCATTTATTTGCAGATGATTTGATTAAAAGTGTAAATTTTTGCAATTTGAAAAAAGAAGATATTCTTACAGCTATTCAACCTTTAATTTATTGTTATGAAAAACTTAATAATTCTAATTATCAATATTTTACTTTCAAGGATAATGAAAATGATAATTCTATTTTAGCTTTGCCTGCTGGTCATGGTCAAAATTTTAAAATTTTAAAAGATATTTATTTACAGCTTTATGAATCTGGGAAAAGATTCGTATACATTGGTAATGTTGATAATATGGGTTATACAATTAATTTTAAAGCACTTGCTATAATGGCTTTAACGAATTGTTCTTCTGGATTTGAATTTAGTTTTAAAAGCAAGACAGATTTTAAGGGAGGGGTATTGGCAGTAAATAGTGAGAATCGTTTAACTTGTGTTGATATTGGTGGAGGTATTTCTTCAGAGATTATACAAGAGTTTGAGAATAAGGGTAATAAGCTGTTATTTAATTGTGCTACCGGGCTTTTTAATTTAGAATATTTGATAAAAAATATTGATAAAATAATAGAAAAAATGCCCATTAGAATTATAGAGCAAGATAAAGAAGTTGGTAAATATATTTCGGTTGAGCAAATAACGTGGGAAGTATTAAAATTAATGGAAAATCCATTGATTTTAACGGTTGACAGAAGTAAAAGATTCCTTCCTGCAAAGTTATTTATCGACATGTTGCTTAATAGTAATTATCTTGAAGATAGGTACAAATATTGTTGTAGAAAGAGAGTTGCTAATTCTAATGCTACTAAAGATTTGTATTGTTCTCTTTCTAATTTGTTATCAAAAGATTATGGGTTGCTTAATAGGTGTTGTAGATGGGCTTTTTAAAAGCTTTATCTTTTATCTTTTTTTGTTTAAATTTATTTGCGATAGAATCTTTACCAGAAATAGATTATGAATATTTCAATAAGGATAAATCAGATCTTGTAGATTTAATGAGGTTTTTAGGTGAATTTGATTTTCAAACTATTTTAAAAGATAGAAGATTATTTATTGGAATTAGAAATTTAAAAGATTTTAAAAATGTTCAGGGACTTAATTTCGATGATATTAATAGAATAAAAAAGATTAATCCGATTGG
Protein-coding regions in this window:
- a CDS encoding UTP--glucose-1-phosphate uridylyltransferase → MNVKVDKIFSEMILEKLNSGEIGINNFESIKYFPCDSHENIFNISDKILKFKLNKGLVEDNLKKYFYDFSKFLHSEEGDCYIFSSCDLENLGLILFPYLSFGILNGGSATSYFDLAKNRELNKDLYMLYESKILEFKEKFGEFPKGMTPAYINKDGSLGFSFFALKIRHLLMVAKRYESFYGRRIKPSIFQMTSCKTDEFISKFLEHLFADDLIKSVNFCNLKKEDILTAIQPLIYCYEKLNNSNYQYFTFKDNENDNSILALPAGHGQNFKILKDIYLQLYESGKRFVYIGNVDNMGYTINFKALAIMALTNCSSGFEFSFKSKTDFKGGVLAVNSENRLTCVDIGGGISSEIIQEFENKGNKLLFNCATGLFNLEYLIKNIDKIIEKMPIRIIEQDKEVGKYISVEQITWEVLKLMENPLILTVDRSKRFLPAKLFIDMLLNSNYLEDRYKYCCRKRVANSNATKDLYCSLSNLLSKDYGLLNRCCRWAF